One window of the Rufibacter radiotolerans genome contains the following:
- the bioB gene encoding biotin synthase BioB yields MTDALTTSTPRTDWTLDEIRAIYYKPVLELIVEAAQVHKQFQATGEVQVCTLLSVKTGGCPEDCAYCPQAARYHTDVPVHKLLSNEVVLQAAQKAKDGGSTRFCMGAAWREVRDNRDFDRVLEMVEGVNEMGLEVCCTLGMVNEYQAERLKQAGLFAYNHNLDTSEENYNNIITTRTYGDRLNTIENVRKAGISVCSGGIIGLGETNEDRIAMLHVLSNLPQHPESVPVNALVPVEGTPLAEQPRVSVWEMIRMIATARILMPQTMVRLSAGRQEMTVTEQALCFLAGANSIFSGEKLLTTPNPGFADDQAMFELLGLTPRKSFKTESSCGVIKDAAAPVTAAAE; encoded by the coding sequence ATGACGGACGCTCTTACCACCTCCACTCCCCGCACAGATTGGACTCTGGATGAAATTCGCGCCATCTACTATAAACCTGTGCTGGAACTCATTGTAGAGGCAGCGCAGGTACACAAGCAGTTTCAGGCTACCGGCGAAGTACAGGTATGTACCTTGCTGTCAGTGAAAACCGGCGGCTGTCCTGAAGATTGCGCCTATTGCCCGCAGGCCGCCCGCTACCACACAGACGTGCCCGTGCACAAGCTGCTCAGCAATGAGGTGGTGTTGCAAGCGGCGCAAAAAGCCAAAGACGGCGGCTCTACCCGCTTCTGCATGGGCGCCGCCTGGCGCGAGGTGCGCGACAACCGCGACTTCGACCGCGTGCTGGAAATGGTGGAAGGAGTGAACGAAATGGGCCTGGAAGTGTGCTGCACCCTGGGTATGGTAAATGAATACCAAGCCGAGCGCCTCAAACAGGCCGGCCTTTTCGCCTACAACCATAACCTGGACACCTCAGAAGAGAACTACAACAACATTATCACCACTCGTACCTACGGGGACCGCCTGAACACCATTGAGAACGTGCGCAAAGCGGGTATCTCAGTGTGTAGCGGCGGCATCATAGGCTTAGGTGAAACCAACGAGGACCGCATTGCCATGCTGCACGTGCTGAGCAACTTGCCGCAGCACCCAGAATCTGTGCCGGTTAACGCGCTGGTACCAGTAGAAGGCACACCCCTGGCCGAGCAACCGCGGGTAAGCGTATGGGAAATGATCAGAATGATCGCCACTGCCCGTATTCTCATGCCGCAGACCATGGTACGTTTATCGGCGGGCCGTCAGGAAATGACCGTGACCGAACAGGCCCTTTGCTTCCTGGCCGGAGCTAACTCCATCTTCTCCGGTGAAAAACTGTTAACTACGCCAAACCCCGGCTTCGCCGATGACCAAGCCATGTTTGAGTTGCTGGGCCTCACGCCCCGTAAGTCTTTCAAAACCGAGTCTTCCTGCGGGGTAATCAAAGACGCTGCCGCTCCTGTAACCGCGGCCGCTGAATAG
- a CDS encoding toxin-antitoxin system YwqK family antitoxin: protein MNRILFLFTLLLLNLAFLHEGKAQTRVVTYHDSLQTAIKEIYFIKVKPDTVIHGYYRKFYPTGPLEAMVKVVEGIRDSIYTEFFPDGKPKLTVPYKDGKKNGFFQAIYPNGKKLQEGTYVNDLQNGTFKSYYENGQLKQETSFVDGFPEGVMKEYFPDGKLKSEITYARKAQNGLTRTFHANGQKQTEANYRAGMLEGDFRTYYDNGQLETETLSQGPSKPAKHKTYYRSGKLMTEGGVLAGKPEGPSTAYYENGNKKNTTTYSKGIRVGLAQSFDQNGKLQQGIRYSNTERDRKITRYYPSGAIAEQEEFKENKPVGTWQQFYENKQVKLTEPYKNGKINGERLTYHENGQVESKATYVNSKITSTLITYFPSGKVKSETLYKDGLRYGTFKQLYENGKTEMAGTFRNNRETGTWKYFDQNGKEVKTVEYRNGKVVAGKK from the coding sequence ATGAATAGAATCCTGTTTCTCTTTACCCTCCTGCTCTTAAACCTGGCTTTCCTGCATGAAGGCAAGGCCCAGACGCGAGTGGTTACCTACCATGATTCCCTCCAGACGGCTATCAAGGAAATCTATTTTATCAAAGTGAAACCAGACACAGTGATTCATGGCTACTACCGTAAGTTCTATCCAACTGGTCCGTTGGAGGCTATGGTGAAAGTGGTAGAAGGAATACGGGACAGCATCTATACCGAGTTCTTCCCTGACGGGAAACCGAAGCTTACCGTGCCCTACAAAGACGGCAAGAAGAACGGCTTTTTTCAGGCCATCTACCCCAATGGCAAAAAGCTCCAGGAAGGCACCTATGTGAACGACCTGCAGAACGGGACCTTCAAGAGCTATTATGAAAACGGCCAACTCAAGCAGGAAACCTCTTTTGTAGACGGGTTCCCCGAAGGCGTAATGAAAGAGTATTTCCCGGACGGAAAACTGAAGTCTGAGATTACCTACGCCCGCAAGGCCCAAAACGGTCTTACCCGCACTTTCCACGCCAACGGCCAGAAACAAACCGAGGCCAATTACCGCGCCGGCATGCTGGAAGGCGACTTCCGGACTTATTATGACAACGGCCAGCTGGAAACCGAAACCCTCAGCCAGGGCCCCTCCAAACCCGCCAAACACAAAACCTATTACCGGTCCGGCAAACTGATGACCGAAGGCGGTGTACTGGCCGGAAAACCTGAGGGTCCTTCTACTGCCTACTATGAGAATGGTAACAAGAAAAACACTACCACTTACAGTAAAGGCATACGCGTAGGCCTGGCCCAATCTTTTGACCAGAACGGGAAACTTCAGCAGGGAATACGGTACAGCAACACAGAAAGAGACCGCAAGATTACCCGCTATTATCCATCCGGCGCCATTGCTGAGCAGGAAGAATTCAAGGAGAATAAACCGGTGGGTACCTGGCAGCAATTCTATGAAAACAAGCAGGTGAAATTGACAGAGCCCTATAAAAACGGCAAGATCAACGGGGAGCGCCTCACCTACCATGAAAACGGCCAGGTAGAGTCAAAAGCCACTTACGTGAACAGCAAGATCACCAGCACCCTTATTACCTATTTCCCGTCGGGCAAGGTTAAATCAGAGACGCTCTACAAAGACGGCCTCCGCTACGGCACCTTCAAACAGCTTTATGAGAACGGGAAAACCGAAATGGCTGGCACTTTCAGAAACAACCGGGAAACCGGCACCTGGAAATACTTTGACCAGAACGGGAAAGAAGTAAAAACGGTAGAATACCGAAACGGTAAGGTTGTAGCCGGGAAGAAATAG
- a CDS encoding acetyl-CoA C-acyltransferase: protein MQVKEVYVISAVRTPIGSFGGSLASLTATQLGAIAIKGAVEKAGIDKKLVQEVIMGNVLSANVGQAPARQAAVAAGLGYEVECTTINKVCASGSKAIMFAAQAIMLGHKDVIVAGGMESMSNVPYYLDKARFGAKMGHGQMIDGLIKDGLWDVYNDYHMGSAAENTAKEMGITREMQDEYAINSYKKAADAAKQGFTKDEIIPVEIPQRGKDPILVTEDEEFSKVNFDKIPGLRPVFDKEGTITAANASTLNDGAAAVLLMSKEKAEELGVTPIAKILGFADAEQDPKWFTTTPSLAIPKALKAAGVQASDVDFYEINEAFSVVSLANNQKLGLEGGNVNVYGGAVSLGHPLGASGARIVTTLINVLHKKNGKIGVTGICNGGGGASAIVLEAM from the coding sequence ATGCAAGTCAAAGAAGTATATGTCATTTCAGCGGTCCGGACTCCTATTGGGAGCTTTGGCGGATCATTGGCTAGTCTTACGGCTACTCAATTAGGGGCCATCGCTATTAAAGGCGCGGTTGAAAAAGCGGGCATTGACAAGAAACTGGTGCAGGAAGTGATCATGGGCAACGTGCTATCGGCGAACGTAGGCCAGGCCCCGGCGCGTCAGGCAGCGGTAGCCGCCGGCTTAGGGTATGAAGTGGAATGTACCACCATCAATAAAGTGTGTGCCTCCGGGTCAAAAGCCATCATGTTCGCGGCACAGGCCATTATGCTGGGTCATAAAGATGTGATAGTGGCCGGTGGCATGGAAAGCATGTCTAACGTGCCTTACTACTTAGATAAAGCACGTTTCGGGGCTAAAATGGGCCACGGGCAGATGATTGACGGCCTTATCAAAGACGGCCTGTGGGATGTTTACAATGACTACCACATGGGTAGCGCTGCAGAAAATACGGCTAAAGAAATGGGGATCACCCGCGAGATGCAGGATGAGTACGCCATCAACTCGTACAAGAAAGCAGCCGATGCGGCCAAGCAGGGCTTCACCAAAGACGAGATCATACCAGTAGAAATTCCGCAGCGCGGAAAAGACCCTATTCTGGTAACCGAAGACGAGGAATTCAGCAAGGTGAATTTTGATAAGATCCCTGGCCTGCGCCCCGTGTTTGACAAAGAAGGAACCATTACGGCTGCCAACGCCTCTACCCTCAATGACGGAGCCGCCGCGGTTTTGTTGATGAGCAAAGAGAAAGCCGAAGAGCTAGGTGTTACGCCTATTGCTAAAATATTAGGCTTCGCTGATGCTGAGCAGGATCCGAAGTGGTTCACCACTACTCCATCACTGGCCATCCCGAAAGCCTTGAAAGCGGCGGGCGTACAGGCTTCAGACGTAGATTTCTATGAGATCAACGAGGCTTTCTCGGTGGTTTCCCTGGCCAACAACCAGAAACTAGGCCTGGAAGGCGGAAACGTGAACGTGTACGGAGGTGCCGTTTCTTTGGGTCACCCACTGGGGGCTTCGGGCGCGCGCATTGTCACTACCTTGATCAATGTTTTGCACAAAAAGAACGGCAAAATTGGGGTTACCGGCATTTGCAATGGCGGCGGCGGTGCCTCGGCTATTGTGCTGGAAGCCATGTAA